One part of the Bdellovibrio sp. KM01 genome encodes these proteins:
- a CDS encoding ABC transporter permease, whose protein sequence is MMIPFIALFRREIARFLKVIVQTIVTPFVSSFLYLLIFGVSLGATMPTHQGVKYLSFLIPGLMMMGLMNNAFQNSSSSIVSSKFSGDLEDLRVAPISNQEIIWAMSLAALVRGFIVALITYIVGSVFCWYQQGEILTIAHPLYAIFFVIVAGLIFALLGISVAFWATTFDQLSAFSAFILLPLTYLGGVFLSIDHLHPFWQMLSKMNPLLYLINGLRYGVIGVSDVGMEVAVPVSVLGFIVFYGLANFSLKRGSFQRW, encoded by the coding sequence ATGATGATTCCATTTATCGCTCTTTTTCGCCGTGAAATTGCGCGCTTTTTAAAAGTGATTGTGCAAACGATCGTCACACCTTTTGTTTCATCATTCCTGTATTTGCTTATTTTCGGGGTGTCGTTGGGTGCCACGATGCCGACTCATCAAGGTGTAAAGTATCTTTCATTCTTGATCCCTGGTTTGATGATGATGGGCTTGATGAATAATGCTTTCCAGAATTCGTCTTCTTCGATTGTTTCGTCGAAGTTTTCAGGCGACCTGGAAGATCTGCGCGTGGCTCCGATCAGTAATCAGGAAATTATCTGGGCCATGAGTCTTGCAGCCTTAGTTCGCGGCTTTATCGTGGCGCTGATTACTTATATCGTAGGCTCCGTTTTCTGTTGGTATCAGCAGGGCGAGATTCTAACGATTGCTCATCCGCTGTATGCGATTTTCTTCGTTATTGTTGCGGGATTGATTTTCGCTCTGTTGGGAATTTCCGTCGCATTCTGGGCGACAACGTTTGATCAGCTTTCAGCATTTTCGGCATTCATTTTGTTACCTCTGACATATTTAGGGGGGGTGTTCTTGTCTATCGATCACTTGCATCCATTCTGGCAGATGCTTTCAAAAATGAACCCGTTGCTTTATTTGATCAATGGTCTTCGTTACGGCGTGATTGGAGTCAGTGACGTGGGGATGGAAGTCGCAGTGCCGGTTTCGGTTCTGGGATTTATTGTGTTCTATGGCCTGGCAAATTTTAGCCTCAAACGCGGGTCATTCCAGCGTTGGTAG
- the ffh gene encoding signal recognition particle protein encodes MFENLSDKIMASLKKVRGQNKITEANIEDVIKEIRLSFLEADVNFKVVKNFVDRVKTKALGADVLQNVNPGQQFVKIVHDELVQTLGGGAVDINVRENPSVIFMVGLQGAGKTTSSAKLALYIRQKLGKKPGLIPADIYRPAAIDQLQTLGKQNNIPTFPTPIGMKPEEILEKSKQWAKDNMIDVVIVDTAGRLQVDDELMGELGRLKDIWAPQEILLVADAMLGQQSVNVAEGFHKRLNLTGLVLTKVDGDARGGAALSIREVTGIPIKFLGVGEKVNALEVFHPDRLAGRILDMGDVLSLVEKAAEVMDEKAARESAKKMMKNEFTLDDFLGQIQQLKKMGGFETILKFLPGMGEISKQLKNMTPPDNEIKKIEAIIRSMTIQERNNHKILNASRRTRIANGSGTQVSDVNKLIKQFEDAKKMMSGMMKMGMGRGGMKFPF; translated from the coding sequence ATGTTTGAAAACTTATCTGATAAAATTATGGCGTCCCTTAAAAAGGTTCGTGGTCAAAACAAGATCACGGAAGCCAACATCGAAGATGTTATCAAAGAGATCCGTTTAAGCTTCCTGGAAGCTGACGTGAATTTTAAAGTCGTAAAAAACTTTGTTGATCGCGTAAAAACCAAAGCACTGGGTGCGGATGTTCTTCAGAACGTAAACCCAGGTCAGCAATTCGTAAAAATCGTGCATGATGAATTGGTGCAAACCTTGGGTGGCGGCGCCGTTGATATCAATGTGCGTGAAAACCCAAGTGTTATTTTCATGGTGGGTTTGCAAGGTGCGGGTAAAACCACATCCTCTGCGAAATTGGCTCTTTATATCCGTCAGAAATTAGGCAAAAAGCCAGGTTTGATTCCAGCGGATATCTATCGTCCTGCGGCGATCGATCAGCTTCAAACATTGGGTAAACAAAACAACATCCCAACATTTCCAACTCCCATTGGAATGAAACCAGAAGAGATTCTGGAAAAATCCAAACAATGGGCAAAAGACAATATGATCGACGTAGTTATCGTCGATACTGCCGGTCGTTTGCAGGTTGATGATGAATTAATGGGTGAGCTAGGTCGCCTGAAAGACATCTGGGCTCCACAAGAAATCTTGTTGGTTGCGGATGCCATGCTGGGGCAGCAGTCCGTGAACGTCGCAGAGGGCTTCCACAAGCGTTTAAATCTGACCGGTCTTGTTCTTACTAAAGTAGACGGTGACGCCCGTGGTGGTGCTGCCTTGTCAATTCGTGAGGTTACTGGCATCCCTATTAAATTCCTGGGGGTGGGCGAGAAGGTGAATGCTCTTGAAGTGTTTCATCCGGATCGTCTGGCAGGTCGTATTCTGGATATGGGTGACGTTCTTTCTTTGGTGGAAAAAGCCGCTGAGGTGATGGACGAAAAGGCGGCTCGCGAGTCTGCTAAGAAGATGATGAAGAATGAATTTACCCTGGATGACTTCCTGGGGCAGATTCAGCAGCTTAAAAAGATGGGTGGCTTTGAGACTATCTTGAAATTTTTACCGGGCATGGGTGAGATTTCAAAACAGCTTAAAAATATGACCCCTCCGGATAATGAGATTAAAAAAATTGAGGCGATCATTCGTTCGATGACGATCCAAGAACGTAATAACCATAAGATTCTTAACGCTTCGCGCCGTACGCGTATTGCTAACGGTTCGGGGACTCAGGTTTCTGACGTAAACAAGCTGATTAAGCAGTTTGAGGACGCTAAGAAGATGATGAGCGGGATGATGAAAATGGGCATGGGTCGTGGTGGGATGAAGTTCCCATTTTAA
- the rpsP gene encoding 30S ribosomal protein S16: MAVVIRLARMGAKHDPKYRITVADSRRYVTGKFLEILGVYNPTPRGNDKKVDLDLAKVDAWIKKGAQPTDRVKHVIKLAQGK, translated from the coding sequence ATGGCAGTTGTAATTCGTTTGGCTCGTATGGGCGCTAAGCATGATCCTAAATACCGCATCACTGTTGCGGATTCTCGTCGCTATGTTACTGGTAAATTCCTTGAGATCCTTGGTGTTTACAATCCAACTCCACGCGGTAACGACAAAAAAGTCGATCTAGATCTAGCAAAAGTAGATGCTTGGATCAAAAAAGGTGCACAACCTACTGACCGTGTGAAACACGTTATTAAGTTGGCCCAAGGTAAATAA
- a CDS encoding KH domain-containing protein, with protein MDSLKDLVEFMAKSLVDKPENVEVDEIPGQQTTLLALKVDKEDLGKVIGKQGKTAAAMRTIIRAAGTKLNKRYHLDIVE; from the coding sequence ATGGATAGCTTGAAAGACCTCGTTGAATTCATGGCGAAGTCCCTTGTTGATAAGCCTGAGAATGTTGAAGTGGATGAAATTCCAGGTCAGCAAACGACTCTACTTGCTCTTAAAGTAGATAAAGAAGATCTTGGTAAGGTTATCGGTAAACAAGGTAAAACTGCAGCTGCGATGAGAACAATCATCCGCGCGGCAGGTACTAAACTGAATAAACGCTATCACTTGGATATCGTTGAATAG
- the rimM gene encoding ribosome maturation factor RimM (Essential for efficient processing of 16S rRNA) — MKLVGKVREAHGLKGDLYVLIFSGEIAWAKRMKKFVLQGKDGSTNEYTVERTKPFKKGLIVKAAEIADRTAAEGVEHMEFLIEEDLMVSKPGETIYLAEIKNFKLKDTEQNILGEIVDFSSNGVQDLLVVEANGKKVEVPFVDAFIKKIDFKHQAVVMDLPEGLFDLENA, encoded by the coding sequence ATGAAATTGGTTGGAAAAGTCAGAGAAGCCCATGGTTTGAAGGGTGATCTTTATGTTCTTATTTTCTCAGGCGAGATCGCTTGGGCAAAACGTATGAAGAAATTCGTTCTTCAAGGTAAAGATGGTTCTACAAACGAATACACTGTTGAGCGCACCAAACCGTTCAAAAAAGGTTTGATCGTGAAAGCCGCTGAGATCGCAGATCGCACGGCCGCTGAAGGTGTTGAGCACATGGAATTCTTGATCGAAGAAGACCTGATGGTTTCTAAACCTGGCGAGACTATCTATCTTGCTGAAATCAAAAATTTCAAATTGAAAGACACTGAACAAAATATTCTGGGCGAGATCGTGGATTTTTCCAGCAATGGTGTTCAAGATCTTTTGGTCGTGGAAGCGAACGGCAAAAAAGTTGAAGTTCCTTTCGTTGATGCCTTCATCAAAAAAATCGATTTCAAACACCAAGCTGTGGTGATGGACCTACCAGAAGGCTTGTTCGACCTAGAGAACGCGTAA
- the trmD gene encoding tRNA (guanosine(37)-N1)-methyltransferase TrmD, with translation MLKVDVITLFPEMIENAVSYGVLGQALKSDRLAVATHSPREFAADRHKTVDDRPFGGGDGMIMLAETLEKTIQKVKHKNSKVIYMSPQGEVLTDEKARVLAKEEHLVLICGRYGGIDQRIINSYVDEEISIGDYVLSGGELGALVVVDALSRFIPGVLGHNESSDKDSFSEGSGGLLEHPNFTRPREFLGMAVPEVLLGGNHKLIGEWKDKVSALVTLVKRPDLFQAYLEKENEQYRLLKKKKKEAPLKELKKFWMNLSEQERQSLGLAALSEEDFNG, from the coding sequence ATGCTCAAAGTCGATGTGATCACTCTTTTCCCAGAGATGATTGAGAACGCCGTATCTTACGGCGTTCTGGGGCAGGCTCTAAAGAGTGATCGACTGGCCGTTGCAACTCACTCACCTCGTGAGTTCGCGGCAGATCGCCACAAAACTGTGGATGATCGTCCCTTCGGTGGTGGCGACGGCATGATCATGCTGGCAGAGACATTGGAAAAAACTATTCAAAAAGTGAAACATAAAAATTCAAAGGTGATCTATATGTCTCCGCAAGGAGAAGTGCTCACTGATGAAAAGGCCCGTGTACTGGCCAAAGAAGAACATCTGGTTCTGATCTGTGGTCGATACGGCGGGATCGATCAACGCATTATAAACTCTTACGTCGATGAAGAGATCTCCATTGGGGATTACGTCTTGTCAGGCGGGGAGCTGGGCGCATTGGTCGTGGTGGATGCGTTATCGCGCTTTATTCCCGGAGTTCTGGGGCATAATGAAAGCTCTGATAAAGATAGCTTCTCCGAGGGTTCTGGGGGGCTGCTGGAACATCCAAACTTTACTCGCCCGCGTGAATTTCTAGGTATGGCGGTTCCGGAAGTTTTATTGGGTGGGAATCACAAATTGATCGGGGAGTGGAAGGACAAAGTTTCGGCTTTGGTCACTTTAGTTAAGCGGCCCGATTTATTTCAAGCGTACCTGGAAAAAGAGAACGAGCAGTATCGCTTGCTTAAGAAAAAGAAAAAAGAAGCTCCGCTAAAAGAGCTTAAAAAATTTTGGATGAATTTGTCTGAGCAGGAGCGCCAGTCTTTGGGGCTTGCTGCACTCAGTGAGGAAGACTTCAATGGCTGA
- a CDS encoding RNA methyltransferase, translated as MAENSVYVPRLAIGLVHYPVRDRQNKTVATNITNFDIHDIARAAQTFGVEKYYIIHPMQEQLMFVDRVLDHWRTGQGSKFNPMRKTALGTVKAIESVEKALEDWNTPETLLISTSARDEGLKKYSFSELRHEMHVEKKPVFMLFGTGNGMTTELLRSCSGVLESIRGAPPQDYRHLSVRSAVSICLDRVMGPW; from the coding sequence ATGGCTGAAAACTCTGTCTATGTTCCACGTCTGGCAATCGGCCTGGTTCATTACCCGGTTCGCGACCGTCAGAACAAAACGGTCGCGACTAACATCACGAATTTCGATATTCATGACATTGCGAGAGCGGCTCAAACTTTCGGAGTGGAAAAATATTACATTATCCATCCGATGCAAGAGCAGCTAATGTTCGTAGACCGCGTTCTGGATCACTGGAGAACGGGGCAAGGTTCCAAGTTCAACCCGATGAGAAAAACGGCGCTAGGGACGGTTAAAGCGATTGAGAGCGTTGAAAAGGCTCTGGAAGACTGGAATACACCTGAGACCCTACTTATTTCGACTTCAGCTCGAGATGAGGGCTTGAAAAAATACTCGTTTAGCGAGCTGCGTCACGAAATGCACGTAGAAAAAAAGCCCGTATTCATGTTATTTGGTACTGGCAACGGCATGACTACAGAGCTTCTAAGATCCTGCTCCGGCGTTTTAGAAAGCATCCGAGGGGCTCCGCCCCAGGACTACCGCCATCTCTCTGTGAGATCGGCAGTAAGTATCTGTCTTGACCGCGTAATGGGTCCATGGTAG
- the rplS gene encoding 50S ribosomal protein L19, producing MAKAAKKTVKTKTVKAKSDVKETNLVRRVSIKAANKSIQAFDSGDTVNVYVKVKEGEKERVQLYKGIVTKIQGAGAAKSFTVRKISAGVGVERTFPFNSPALDKVELVNVGKVRRSKLYFLRKLSGKAAKIESELVTQSATAAE from the coding sequence ATGGCTAAAGCTGCAAAAAAGACTGTTAAAACTAAGACTGTAAAAGCTAAATCTGATGTTAAAGAAACGAACCTAGTTCGTCGCGTAAGCATCAAGGCTGCTAACAAAAGCATCCAAGCTTTCGATTCTGGAGACACTGTTAACGTATACGTAAAAGTAAAAGAAGGCGAAAAAGAACGCGTTCAGCTTTACAAAGGTATCGTAACTAAAATCCAAGGTGCGGGCGCTGCGAAATCTTTCACAGTTCGTAAAATCTCTGCAGGTGTTGGCGTTGAAAGAACTTTCCCGTTCAACTCTCCAGCTTTGGATAAAGTTGAATTGGTTAACGTAGGTAAAGTACGTCGTTCTAAACTTTACTTCCTTCGCAAACTTTCTGGTAAAGCTGCGAAAATTGAATCTGAATTGGTAACTCAATCTGCAACTGCAGCTGAGTAG